The proteins below come from a single Corylus avellana chromosome ca3, CavTom2PMs-1.0 genomic window:
- the LOC132173422 gene encoding formin-like protein 8 — translation MPTPSQPPSSNNTVVKAVAATAVTTLVVAVIFFFLFRKHVIARRKRKNKENTSFRREEAVVTHQEYKNFGGNVKGLIVDENGRDVLYLRKLEGGQVKDSFPMVIQNPSYEEEKEKRVDFMVERPRKSKPQEVPLLSENSDAFPLEVVKPVLQIPTPLLPRQPLPPPMILEKQTKPPPPPAKKIPVPPPLPLPLPPSIPAKISPAPPPPPPPRPPKAVGPVSSLKPPQAPRAKANSKSRSEGSMGESSRGSGAGQMKLKPLHWDKVIANADHSMVWDKIVDGSFRFDDELMENLFGYSDTNLKSHERSNVLSTSSKSNSAPPAQIFILEPRKSQNIAIVLRSLAVSHNEILDAIFEGQGLGADTLEKLTKMAPTQEEEAKILQFNGNPTKLADAESFLYHILKAVPSAFTRFNAMLFRTNYDPDVLHLKECLHALELGCKELRTGGLFLKLLEAILKAGNRMNAGTARGNAQGFNLTTLRKLSDVKSTEGKTTLLHFVVEQVVRSEGRRCLINQSPSIISTTNSESLTAKERDKEYLMLGLPALEGLNIELSNVKKAAAIEYDNFINMCSNLTARVTEIWQLMRHCGNGERGGFMREMKQFLEECEEELKVVREKQTRVMEIVEKTTQYYQAGASKDNGAHPLQLFVIVKDFLDMVDQACADISRKIQKKNATTPPLGSSPPLSPSTKTSVRFPNLPSHFMSDMSMTSSSESDDDF, via the exons ATGCCGACACCGTCTCAGCCGCCGTCATCAAATAATACAGTTGTGAAGGCCGTGGCTGCCACAGCTGTAACTACTCTAGTTGTTGCcgtgattttctttttcctgtttaGAAAACACGTAATTGCTCGAcgcaaaaggaaaaacaaagagaatacAAGCTTTCGCAGAGAAGAAGCTGTGGTGACTCATCAAGAGTACAAGAACTTTGGAGGAAATGTGAAGGGATTGATTGTCGATGAAAATGGGAGGGATGTTCTTTATCTGAGGAAACTAGAAGGAGGACAAGTTAAAGATTCTTTTCCAATGGTTATACAAAATCCTAgttatgaagaagaaaaagaaaagagggtgGATTTTATGGTTGAGAGACCAAGAAAATCTAAACCTCAGGAAGTTCCATTGCTCAGTGAGAATTCTGATGCATTTCCTCTCGAAGTAGTGAAACCAGTATTGCAAATTCCAACTCCACTGCTGCCAAGGCAGCCTCTACCTCCACCAATGATTTTGGAGAAGCAAACTAAACCACCCCCTCCTCCAGCAAAGAAGATTCCAGTACCACCTCCACTCCCGCTGCCGCTGCCGCCATCTATTCCAGCTAAAATAAGTCCAGCACCGCCACCGCCACCTCCACCTAGGCCTCCTAAGGCAGTGGGTCCAGTGTCATCATTGAAACCCCCACAAGCTCCCAGAGCAAAAGCAAACAGCAAGAGCAGGTCAGAGGGTTCAATGGGGGAGAGTTCGAGAGGAAGTGGTGCTGGCCAAATGAAGCTGAAGCCACTGCACTGGGATAAGGTTATAGCTAATGCTGACCATTCAATGGTCTGGGACAAGATCGTCGATGGATCTTTCCG ATTCGATGATGAACTTATGGAGAATTTGTTTGGATATTCTGATACCAACTTGAAATCCCATGAAAGAAGCAATGTCCTGTCAACTTCAAGCAAGTCCAACTCTGCCCCACCAGCTCAAATTTTCATCCTGGAGCCACGAAAATCACAGAACATAGCTATTGTGCTAAGATCTCTTGCAGTCTCTCACAACGAAATTCTGGATGCCATCTTTGAAGGCCAGGGGCTTGGTGCTGATACCCTTGAGAAGCTCACCAAAATGGCCCCAACCCAAGAGGAAGAAGCCAAAATCCTCCAATTCAATGGCAACCCAACTAAACTTGCAGATGCTGAATCTTTCCTCTACCACATCCTGAAAGCTGTGCCTTCAGCATTCACCCGTTTCAATGCAATGCTTTTCAGAACAAACTATGATCCTGATGTTCTTCACCTCAAGGAGTGCCTGCATGCACTCGAATTAGGCTGCAAGGAGCTAAGAACCGGTGGGCTTTTCTTAAAACTTCTTGAAGCCATTCTGAAGGCCGGCAACCGCATGAATGCCGGCACTGCCAGAGGCAATGCACAAGGTTTTAACCTCACTACTCTTCGGAAGCTCTCTGATGTAAAAAGCACAGAGGGGAAGACTACTCTGCTTCACTTTGTTGTGGAACAAGTAGTTCGATCAGAGGGTAGACGTTGTCTGATCAATCAGAGTCCAAGCATTATTAGCACAACAAACTCAGAGAGCCTTACAGcaaaagagagagacaaagagtaCCTCATGCTAGGCTTACCAGCACTGGAAGGCCTAAACATTGAATTATCAAATGTAAAGAAAGCAGCTGCGATAGAATATGACAATTTCATCAATATGTGCTCCAATCTCACTGCCCGTGTCACAGAAATTTGGCAGCTCATGAGACACTGTGGCAATGGTGAGAGAGGTGGGTTCATGAGGGAAATGAAGCAGTTTCTGGAGGAATGTGAAGAGGAGCTTAAGGTGGTGAGAGAGAAGCAAACGCGGGTTATGGAGATTGTTGAGAAAACAACACAATACTACCAAGCAGGAGCTTCCAAAGACAATGGGGCACACCCACTTCAACTGTTTGTTATTGTCAAGGACTTCCTCGACATGGTTGATCAAGCTTGTGCAGACATTTCTCGAAAGATACAGAAGAAGAATGCCACAACACCTCCTCTGGGATCATCACCGCCACTTTCACCGTCAACAAAAACTTCAGTGAGATTCCCAAACCTCCCCTCACATTTCATGTCAGATATGTCTATGACATCTTCCAGCGAATCTGATGATGACTTCTGA
- the LOC132173547 gene encoding two-component response regulator ARR6-like: SVGFDGLKVNLIMTDYSMPGMTGYELLKKIKESSVLKEIPVVIMSSENILTRIDRCLEEGAEEYLVKPVKLSDVKRLKDFIMRGEGKDSGETRIRKRRRRDDHSSLPQSVTLSSSPALACDPSSTLMPSSAPSACSSKRAKLCI; encoded by the exons TCGGTTGGTTTTGAT GGTTTGAAAGTTAATCTCATAATGACGGATTACTCAATGCCAGGGATGACAGGATATGAACTGCTCAAGAAGATCAAG GAATCATCGGTTCTGAAAGAGATACCAGTGGTGATCATGTCATCCGAGAACATCTTGACTCGTATTGATAG GTGTTTGGAGGAAGGGGCGGAGGAGTATCTGGTGAAGCCAGTAAAATTGTCAGATGTGAAACGTTTGAAAGATTTCATAATGAGAGGGGAAGGAAAAGATAGTGGAGAAACAAGAATACGCAAGAGAAGGCGACGCGATGATCACTCTTCCTTACCACAGTCAGTGACATTATCATCATCACCAGCACTTGCTTGTGATCCATCATCTACCCTAATGCCATCATCAGCACCATCTGCATGTTCCTCAAAGAGGGCCAAACTATGCATCTAA
- the LOC132173423 gene encoding protein EDS1B-like — translation MAGGTRVADIIGMRDDQVINKACSFAMKDHKPPAKPYILEKSRGSPDTYFFIFPGSWLVSDWFAQKPFGETKINRPDNPPKFPSLRSIGNDEVATVNDAFLRRFEEKILGASDFKEKVQKAETDKKQIVFTGHSLGGSMAILATLWFLDNCKFDKTSPPLCVTFGSPLTGNRIFSHALRREKWAPYFIHFVMRYDIVPRLLLAPIPSIEKEFESILRFFATKSVNKPEEAPDFYRTVMTNAASVASHAACNLMANPNLLLETVTNFTALSPYKPFGTYFFCTGNGKPVVLRNSDAVLQLLFYSSQLNSEAELHEIARTSLDQHFGYENELKKMQDVVDLKKLETLSYSAEATGSDSATINSALNDLGLSTRARLCLLAAVEFEKRKQRNMDSIDTKKIQKEITELESYRVICKTRLMSCYDAFRLHNSPHDFKANVNRLELASIWDEIIEMLKRYQLPDDFEGQKDWVELGKRFRRLVEPLDVANYYRHSKDEESGPYLGTPGKPRKPRPKRYIYTQRWLEHAQKLPAESSGESHFWAEVEELRTKTSSPDGFEQVKPRVLQLERNIQKWVNGEELGKDKDVLLCQESILVKWWKTLPDQHKKDSAFNNLIY, via the exons ATGGCCGGTGGAACAAGGGTTGCAGACATCATAGGAATGAGGGACGATCAGGTAATCAATAAAGCTTGTTCTTTTGCCATGAAGGATCACAAGCCACCGGCGAAGCCGTATATTCTTGAAAAATCTCGTGGTTCACCGGACACCTACTTCTTCATCTTTCCTGGATCTTGGTTGGTATCCGATTGGTTTgctcaaaaaccttttggagAGACTAAGATCAATCGACCGGACAACCCACCGAAGTTTCCTTCTCTGAGAAGCATAGGCAACGATGAAGTTGCCACCGTTAACGACGCCTTTCTGCGGAGATTTGAAGAGAAGATCTTGGGGGCTTCAGATTTCAAAGAGAAG gTGCAAAAAGCTGAGACAGACAAGAAGCAAATAGTGTTTACAGGACACTCCTTGGGTGGTTCAATGGCCATCCTTGCAACACTTTGGTTCTTGGACAATTGCAAATTTGATAAAACAAGCCCACCTCTGTGTGTGACTTTTGGAAGTCCTCTAACTGGTAACCGCATATTTTCACATGCTCTAAGGCGAGAGAAATGGGCTCCTTACTTCATACATTTTGTCATGAGATATGATATTGTCCCACGACTCTTGCTTGCTCCTATCCCATCAATCGAAAAAGAATTTGAGTCAATTCTCCGATTCTTTGCTACAAAATCCGTTAACAAACCCGAGGAGGCTCCGGATTTTTATAGGACCGTCATGACGAACGCGGCGTCCGTGGCAAGCCATGCTGCCTGCAATCTCATGGCGAACCCGAATCTGCTATTGGAAACTGTAACCAACTTCACTGCATTAAGCCCTTACAAGCCCTTTGGGACATACTTCTTCTGCACTGGGAATGGAAAACCGGTGGTCTTGAGGAACTCAGATGCTGTTTTGCAGCTATTGTTTTACTCCTCTCAATTGAACAGTGAAGCGGAGCTTCACGAGATAGCCCGCACAAGTCTTGATCAACATTTTGGGTatgaaaatgagttgaaaaaaatgcAAGATGTGGTTGACTTGAAGAAACTAGAAACCCTCTCATATTCTGCAGAGGCCACAGGCAGTGACAGCGCAACAATTAACTCGGCCTTAAATGACCTTGGGTTG AGCACGAGAGCTAGATTGTGTCTTCTTGCTGCTGTCGAGTTTGAGAAGCGAAAGCAGAGAAACATGGATAGCATAGATACCAAGAAGATCCAGAAGGAAATAACTGAACTAGAATCCTACCGAGTGATCTGTAAGACTCGCCTAATGAGCTGTTATGATGCCTTCAGACTTCACAACAGCCCCCATGACTTCAAAGCAAATGTGAATAGGCTTGAGCTAGCAAGTATATGGGATGAAATCATCGAAATGTTAAAAAGGTATCAACTCCCAGATGATTTTGAGGGCCAGAAAGATTGGGTAGAGCTCGGAAAGAGGTTTCGTCGCCTTGTTGAGCCCCTAGATGTTGCCAACTACTATAGACACTCGAAGGACGAAGAGTCGGGACCCTATTTGGGTACTCCTGGGAAGCCAAGGAAGCCCAGGCCAAAGCGATACATATACACACAAAGATGGCTTGAGCATGCTCAGAAGCTGCCAGCTGAATCCAGTGGAGAATCGCATTTCTGGGCAGAGGTAGAGGAGCTCCGCACTAAAACAAGCAGCCCTGATGGGTTTGAACAAGTCAAGCCAAGGGTTTTGCAACTAGAAAGAAATATACAGAAATGGGTTAATGGCGAAGAGTTGGGCAAGGATAAGGATGTCCTCCTCTGTCAGGAATCCATCCTTGTGAAGTGGTGGAAAACACTCCCTGACCAGCATAAGAAGGATTCTGCATTCAATAACTTAATCTATTAA
- the LOC132173545 gene encoding protein EDS1B-like → YQVQSAVTDRKQIVFTGHSLGGSIAILATLWFLEKFFKSDSKIPPLCLTFGCPLTGNRIFSHALGRENWASYFIHFVMRYDIVPRLLLAPIPSIEQEFESILQFFAAKSTNESAGGVPEEASDFHMIVMRNAASVATHAACNLMGSTNMLLETVTSFIALSPYKPFGTYIFCTGNGKLVVLRNPDAVLQLLFYSSQLGSEREVAEIPCLSLHQHFGYESELQESLEMQDVVDLKQLETLPLSAEVTGGDSATINSALNDLGLSTRARLCLRAAGVLEKRKQGNKRNIDAKEKDIHNAMNELETSYRAYCKLRKVGCYDAFKLQKNRQDFDANLKRLTLTGIWDEIIDMLKRYELPDDFEGQRAWVELGTRYRRLVEPLDIANYYRHLKNEDTGPYATKGRPKRFRYTQRWREHAEKMPAESSGESHFWAEVEELQAKTGNGEGFEEVKERVLKLERNIQKWVNGGEVEKDVLLEESTLVKWWKTLPQHHKLESCISGLIKN, encoded by the exons tatcaGGTGCAAAGTGCTGTGACAGACAGGAAGCAAATAGTGTTTACGGGGCACTCCCTGGGTGGTTCCATCGCCATCCTGGCAACACTTTGGTTCTTGGAAAAGTTCTTCAAATCCGACAGCAAAATCCCACCTCTGTGTCTCACTTTTGGATGCCCTCTAACGGGTAACCGCATATTTTCCCATGCTCTTGGGCGAGAGAATTGGGCTTCTTACTTCATACATTTTGTCATGAGATATGACATTGTCCCACGCCTCTTGCTTGCTCCTATCCCATCAATCGAGCAAGAATTTGAGTCAATCCTCCAATTTTTCGCTGCAAAATCAACAAACGAATCCGCCGGCGGCGTACCGGAGGAGGCTTCAGATTTTCATATGATTGTGATGAGGAACGCGGCGTCGGTGGCAACCCACGCTGCCTGCAATCTCATGGGGAGCACGAATATGCTCTTGGAAACTGTAACCAGCTTCATTGCATTAAGCCCTTACAAGCCCTTTGGGACGTACATCTTCTGCACTGGGAATGGAAAACTAGTGGTTTTGAGGAACCCAGATGCGGTTTTGCAGCTTTTGTTCTACTCCTCTCAGTTGGGCAGTGAAAGGGAGGTTGCAGAGATACCCTGTTTAAGCCTTCATCAACATTTTGGGTATGAAAGTGAATTGCAAGAAAGTTTGGAAATGCAAGATGTGGTTGACTTGAAGCAACTGGAAACGCTTCCGTTGTCTGCAGAAGTCACCGGCGGCGATAGTGCAACAATTAACTCGGCCTTAAACGACCTTGGCTTG AGCACGAGGGCTAGATTGTGTCTTCGTGCTGCGGGAGTGTTAGAGAAGAGAAAGCAGGGGAACAAAAGAAACATCGATGCCAAGGAGAAAGATATCCACAACGCAATGAATGAACTGGAGACTTCCTATCGAGCCTACTGTAAGCTACGAAAAGTAGGCTGTTATGATGCCTTCAAGCTTCAGAAAAACCGTCAGGATTTCGATGCCAATTTGAAGAGGCTTACACTAACAG gTATATGGGATGAGATCATCGACATGCTAAAAAGGTACGAGCTCCCGGACGATTTTGAAGGCCAGAGAGCTTGGGTGGAGCTCGGAACAAGATATCGCCGGCTTGTTGAGCCGCTGGATATTGCCAACTATTATAGACACTTGAAGAACGAAGACACGGGGCCTTATGCGACGAAGGGAAGGCCAAAACGATTCAGATACACGCAAAGATGGCGCGAGCATGCTGAGAAGATGCCGGCCGAATCCAGTGGAGAATCCCATTTCTGGGCAGAGGTGGAGGAGCTCCAAGCTAAAACTGGCAACGGAGAAGGGTTTGAAGAAGTGAAGGAAAGGGTTTTGAAACTGGAAAGAAATATACAGAAATGGGTTAATGGCGGAGAGGTTGAAAAGGATGTGCTCTTGGAGGAATCCACTCTTGTCAAGTGGTGGAAAACACTCCCTCAACACCATAAATTGGAGTCTTGTATTTCTGGACTTATCAAGAATTGA